AAGGGATGCCTTATTTGCAGTGGTTGATGCCAATGAGAGTAACACCAAAAAAATGGAAACCTCAAATGCAGTGACTAAGTCTTCAGGAGATAATATCCAGAATGTTAAGTGTTGCATGCCAACTGATCCAGAATGCAAACAAAAATGTAAAGATATTGGAATGGAGCATTTGAATGATACTCTTTCATATGCCAGTATCGCAAGGAAGTCACCTGAACCACCAAAAAAATCTATCCTTGTAGGTGATACAGATGCCTCACCTTGTGatattgttaaacagccaataccaaaaatatttacaaaagataaaaaatacccCAAAGAGAAAGCCCCCCCTTGTATGGAAAATAAGCAGAGGGAACCTCTTCCTTTCAGAACTGGAAGTAGAACACAGAAAAGGAGTAGTAGAAAATTTCTCAGGGACCTGAAAGAGCACAGTCCAGCCAAGAGTGATTGCAGTTTTACAGAGAGTGGTAGTAGTATAGACTCAAATTCAGACATTTTATCTCGGTTAAGTGTCAGTGGTTCTCCATCCTCCTCGACTTGGCCTTTACCTATGTCACCAAGAGACAAGACAGTCTTTTCAAGCAGCCCAAGAGATGGAAAGTCAGTTCGAAGTTTGAGTGAAAGTAGCGGAAATAGCAGTCACAATCGAACGACTAGTGAATCGAGTACGGGTAGTGGGGAAAGTGTAGACATCGAATTTAATGATGGAGACTGTGTGACTGAAGATGGCCAggaaaatatttctgatgtagaCAAAATGGCGAAGTCAAAGCATCCAAACAGTATTCTTGCTCACATTCTGGGGCTAGATTCAGATAGTGAAGAATCTGAGGAAGAGACTGATGATGACTGGGATGATGTAGATGGTGAGTGCACCACAATTGTTCTGGATGATTCATGGGAAACCTTTGGATTTGTATTTCAGCCAACCACTAAATCGTCATCTTCAAGTACTAAGTCTAGTGGTGGTGTTGAGCGTTGCAATGAAGCAAATATAAGTAAGTTTGAGAATATCTGtgataataattttaatgaaaactgTAATAGTAATTTAGAGGATGTAAATAGACGATGGGAATCACATGTCAGAAAAGATGTCAAAACTGCCTCCTCTTGTCGTGTGCAGTTTGGTGAAACTATTGTACATCCCATGGTTGCATGGACATTTGCATACAAGAATGCAAGAAGAGGCCCTTGGGAGCAGTGTGCACGTGATCGAGTTCGCTTCAATAGCAGAATTGAAGCTCTCGAGCCTGTTATATCCTCAGTGTTGGAAGGAAGTCACAGGGAAGCAATGTACCAAAAGATTTATGGTTCTTAAGATTCTCCTTGGTTCATGCCTGTAATCTAGTCTGGTAATGAATGGCCGtcacaaagaaatattttaaatgttcattAGGCCTACTTGATACAAGAACTCTCAGATGATGCTTGAAATTAGCTTTGGCTGTTTAAATTGAGTAATGGTCTGTATTTTGTTGGAGGTAAGCATCTAAATTTTCCAAAAGGctcaataaaattctatttatttttgttcttttggaGGATAACATAGTTTTATCAACAAAGTAAAGTAAAGTTTTGGTGATTTGGAATATTAAATCTTTAGATGATGTGAAGTGGATTTTGAAGACAGCATCAAGGTGGCTGAAGATAGAGATTTCCATGGGGGGGGAGGTTGGAAGATAATATTGACATTACTCTGTGGCTATACATGattttaatttatcatatattgtttattttgataGGTATGCCACGAGATAGTACTTGCAAATTTTATCATTGTGttgtaaataaaaagtttaatttgaGTTTGTGAATATTCAATGTGATTTTATATACctattaagaaatttttttgttaaaatacagaaataatccTTACAGTTGTTTGATttcactttattattttattgaattttgcaGTTTACTCTATATAGCAGTAAGAAAAAATGTAGAAGGATGAGACAGTGCTATAAATGCAGTTGTCAAACGTATGTGAACTCGAAGTTATGAAGTCTATGTTAACGGGCAACGACAAACTcagaattataaataaagatagaataaaatacAGCCAATTACGGTAGAAGGCAGTTTAGTGTAAAAGAAAGTATCGCCTCAAAGTCTCGTTCATTCACGTGAGTAAAAGGACACTTAAAGTAGTAAGTAAAAGATAAACCCCGTAGGTGGGTAGGGCAGTCACCTGCGGTACACTGTCGCCCTGTCAAGGTGTGACTGCATTATTTATAGTAGATCTGAACCAGCTTCCCTTGGGTACcaggtgcaacccctttcattccactGATTCATGGGCAAATGCGAagttttcctgttacacctttcaaccccgTAGCAggttggtgccgtcagtgcacctctttcggggcaatgtaggcattacttatggttctttgcagcataccttcaggccctagctgcaaccactttctttttactgtacctccgttcatattctctcatctTACTGCGAGTTTTTTCTCCTGTAGCACCTTTTAATCCTTTTACTAAATTTCCGTTTCACCGttaaatggccttagttgccctagTGCGTGGCATAATGCCAAGATCTGTATAAATCAAATCGAaatacacctttcaagcctttctgtatacatacataatatatatatatatagtatatatatatatatatatatatatatatatatatatatatatatatatatatatatggggatacagtccacaatgaagtaaaatcctctgtagtttaaaatatatatttcttatacaggattaaagctttcgaccatcaactgtggtctttttcactagtgaacaagaccacagttgatggtcgaaagctttaatcctgtacaagaaatatatattttaaactacaagaggattttacttcaatgtggattgtatccccatttacttagaggtacgacatatagtacctggcttctgcatatatagttatattgtgTAAGAATTGTATGCTGTATATAACTGTGATATTCTTTCAAGAAAAGTTTTATTTCAGTTGAACAGTACCATATGGAACTATTGATAAAGGTCAGTGTAGctaactgtatttttttattgtatttaacttTACTTGAATTATTGGCGTCGCAAttccactgtatgtatgtatgtatatatatatatatatatatatatatatatatatatatatatatatatatatatatatatatatatatatatatatatatatataataatattatatatatatattatatgtatatatataattttattgtatctttatcaaaacttcacttaaattattggcacgTCGCAAATTCCActgcatatatgtattatactatatgtaaatatttatatgtatatacatatacatacacacacacaccaacacacacatatatatatatatatatatatatatatatacagtgaaattGCGACGCCAATAATTCAAGTGAAgttagatacaataaaaaaaatacaaagttagCTACACTGAcctttttcaatagttccatatggtactgttcaactgaaatcaaactTTTCTTGAAAGAATATCACAGTTATATACGGCATAcaaatctgtgtgtatatatatatatatatatatatatatatgtatgtatgtatgttatataatatatatatatatatgtatagtaaatatgtatttgtatatataccgtatacatatataagttgCCCGCCCCCTGGAAAAAATGCTGAGGGCGCCCATGGAAAAAATGTTATTTAATGAACCGGCAATACACCGTACTTAGTAAGCTAAATATAAAAATTGTGATAGATAATATTGAGGAATCTATTGTTGCTACAAAAAAATTTACATGTCAACGAGGTATTGCTACAGGCATATTTGAGAGCCTTCATGAAGTCGtttgacaaaaatacaaaaaaatataaaggaattctTTATATGCAAGCGTAACCAATTAGAAAAGTGTATGAAGAACTAAAGGTTCACGCTAACTGGTATTTGTTTCTTACGGAAATACAAACTAGAGCCATTTACATAGAATTACCTTTCAGAGAGAGCGAGCGGGAATCGGGAAACCGGTCTTAACAAGGTAGTTGACCGGGTATCGTTGTGGGGAGCGCATGTTTTCTTGTGTCGTAGAACAGCCACGGCCCGCCCCACTCCTGAAATTCCTGATCATCACCGTAACCTTACCTTCGCTGAAGTTTCAGCGGCTGTAAACAAAGAACCTAACTACTGCACTTGCCGTGCTGACGTTTGGCAGTGCATGTGTATTTCTCCAGTTTTTTGTTAAGTTTATTCCCGGTCAGGTTAATCTAAGTAATAGTGAcgtgtcgggtatttctttggaaattgctGGGCGCATTATCTTTTAAATGATGAATCAATAACATCTAGGCTATAGTATGTTGTTTTGAGGGacgtgccccctccccccccccattaagTGCGGTTCATGTAACATGTTGCCGGTAGCGACTGACCCTTCTACTTGGTATATAATTCTTGCAGGAGCGTTTGGTCACTGATCATGTACTATTATGGGATAGTCAACAGACTAGCCTAGAAACCCAAAGACTGCTCCAAATGGATATTGGCCTGCAgagtgagagagatgaggagaattccagaggagaaaagtgattactAAGTATAGTTAATATTTGTAGAAAACGACGCACTGGTTGGTGCGGAAGCATTCCCTGCACTGCGAGGAAAAACGGCTGAGTTAGGTAAATAATGCAGTTTATCGTTGTGGTTTATTTCGTACAACAACAGAGAAATCAGTGAATGACTAAGGCCCACAAGTCAACATTGGGTAATAACCCTACTGATGGTATGGCATACCCACGTGGGCATACCCCTATCCGGAGTTTGACCTTCGGAGTGTGAGTCAGCACGGAGAACAATAGTACAAGGGAGCCCGAGCGTTAAACCGTATAATATAGCCTAATTGCGTCAGAAAGAAACACAATAAGAAAATTCCCAAAGAAACCAACGTTTTTAGAAACGGCGAGTAACATTACGTATATCCTTCTCATGGCTATAAATTATAGTTTCGTATCAAAAGTTACACCTTCAATCTCGAGTCTGACATTTAAAGCCGTGCCTTTTGAATGTAAATAAGGATGCAGTCAAAATTGGTTTGGATCGACTAGTATCTTACATTTTCATGCCCAAAGCTTACTCCACTCGTGAATATGTTCCCGTTctctattaaagttttttttttatttattattattatttttttgcaccTTGAACACCTGAAATTACTTTACTAAAGCTATCACTATCAGACACCTGTTCagtgtgttaatttttttttcaatattaataaaatgttCACCAATTCCCAGTAATATTAACATGCAGAATGCAGATAGGTAGGTGCTTCATGATCTGCACAGTCAAAGGGTGCATTAAAATCTAAATTGACCTAGGTGCCTTTGCACCCTCATGAAGAACACTACAAGACCATGGATTTGTTTCTACGGgaatacaaaccattgccttATATAATAGAAGTATCTTCGCCCGTGCTGGAAACTTGGTAACAAAGTGGATGGAAATTGAAACGTTGGAAGGGTGGCGAGTGATGGAGTATCCCTAGCTCGCCGTCTGTGCGTCTGTTTTTCTTTTGGCCACCTGATAACTGGTTGCGAACTTTGGTTTTGGATGACTATTCTCAGATTGCCAATTctcatttatttactaattatatttattgtggcttacttcattttgtttaattatatttgTTGTGGCTtacttcattttgtttaattgtaTTTGTTGTGGCTTACtgcattttgtttaattatatttattgtggCTTATTGCAATTTATTCTTTTGGAATAAAACTGTAGGCCTATGCTGTGGTTACAGAAGCATGGCCACTTTTGTTTGGTGGCTATCATAACTTGGCTTCTCTGATTAATGTGGTTGCAATGAATTTTCTGTTATAGACTTCTTGCTAAAAGTTGTTTGGGATTTACCGCAAATGTTGCAGCTTCTGATAAAAAGTTCTTTAACAGCTTTGTCGTTGTGTgacttttatattaataatattgatattttaagGAGGTTGTAAGGCTGAGTCATCACGCAAGTTCCTGCCGAAGTTGATAAACATAAGATTAAGTAATCCATTTGTTGTAGCCTTTCAGAAGGCCTTCACGGTCTCCATAATTACGGATGATCTCGGCTTTGACTGTTGCTTTGGAAAAGAGGTTTCCGATTGCAGTAGCCCGTCCTGGAGCAATTCCTGTGATGGGTGTGACCCAGCCTTTGGTTCCTGACTACCTGCCATGTAAAACGAGGCGAGTAATTGCATCAGAAGGAAGAGTAGGAGAATTGTaagtgttatttttcattttcgttgtctGCATTCAACTTAACCCTGCTCTGTAAGAGCGCAAGTGGGCATTGAGAAACTTAGTCCTTAGCAATAAATCTTGATAAGCTTCTTCCATATCTCTGCCCCCCTACCCCGCCTCCCTCAGGCAAGGGTGGGGGAGTTTGGTTACCTACTGGCACTGATTGGCTTTCCCCAGTTAGGGTTGGCACAGTTACcataacagctaatttaaattCGAGGTTGCTCCTGTCTTGTCTCAGTAAGCACTTAGGCTCTTGTCAAGTTAGTGGTTTGGGTCTTTTGCCTGGTGCATGAGTTGTTCTTTCACCCTGGCACTCTGAAGTTACACAGTGAAAGGTTTGCTCGACTTGCTCATTGAGGGGTTTGTTTGGCATTTTTTTAATAGGCTAGTCAATGACTAGCCTATTAAAAAAAGTACATGACTAGTAGTCATGTACTTGGTCACATGATTATGGTGGATATGTTAGCAGAGCAGCTCTTTTCACTGCAACTCTTTGGGGTTGCACAAAGGAAGGTTTGTGCGATCTGATTGGTGAGGGTTTTTGTGCTGCCCTTTTGCTAGCCATCTAGTCTCTGTGGACAGGGCAGCTTTCTCTCTCCAATCATCCATGGTTGGACGATCGTACTGGGACAGGTGAACATAGTGACTATTCTCACCAAGGCTCCTTGGGATTGCACAGAGGAGTTGCATGTTCTGCTGGTGGATGGGTTTGAGCAACTCTTTCACTAGCCACGTACCGAATCTACAGATTGGGATTACTGCTGGCAGCATGATATATTGCTTGGCCCATCCATGTGCGAAGAGACGTGGTGGACAAGTGAGCAGGTTGAATCTTCTCACTGTGACTCCTTGGGGTTGCTTATAAAGGATTTTGTGTGACCTGCTTGGTGTAGGATTCACGTAGCCTCGTAGCCTGTTCTTAAGTTATGTAGCTGATCTACAGATCACTTTAGTTCTTGTGGCAGGGAAGGTGATTCTTCCCTGGCAGGGAAGGTGATTCTTCCCTACCCTCAAGAGGTTTGTAGGGTGAACCTTAATCACTTCCATGCATGAATCGTTTGTACTTTTTGAAGGGATGTGCAGCCTGAGCAATCCTTCTCCAGCAATAGTTCTTTGAATTCTTCCACCTCGCATGACAAGGTCATATGCtgggactggtctgatacaagtGGGTAGGATTGTTTATATACTGGTAGTGGTTTATGTACTGTGACTATGCAATAGACAAATCTGCTATTTAGTAGCAAAGACTTCTCTCTCTAGCAAGTGGAGTGAGGAGTGGCAAACTTCTGAAGATTATATGATTTGTTACTTGAACAGGCAGAGCTTTCTTTAGTTCctgaatgcaatgaatctgaCCAGATATCATTTGTTTCTACCCAGACGGTTGAGTTTTTAGATATCTGATTGTTTATTCTCTCACAGGCGTGAGCCCCTTCTTTAGAAACCATTCTTCTAGgacgtctcagtggcgtggttggtttggtgtttgcttctcacctcggtggtcgtgggttcgattctcggccaatccattgaggagtgaaagatgtgtatttctggtgatagaagttcactctcgacgtggttcggaagtcacgtaaagcctttggtcccgttgctgaataaccactggttccatgcaacgtaaaaacaccatacaaacattctTCTAGGACAGGTGGTCAAGTGTGTTAACTCCCAGCTGGTTTAGGGTACTTGTATCTCCCTCtgagtataagtctatcctattgttaagacggaggttttgttctgcatatgaacaaatgacaaattttttaatcaagttgtatttttcataggtaaCAAACCTAAGATCTTGATGTTTACTGCAACACCtctagcagtctctctctctcttttcctgggtTGGGGGAAAGACTAGCACGTCACAAGGTTCTATGCCTGGttagtgaccagcttccacctcgtatatgcatgagttgtCAGATGCCACAGATcccttgctttacaatctgattgtttttaaccggtctCCAGCTGCCGCAAGGAGATTATCTTATTAttaagctatgaaaaatacagtttgattataaaatttgtcatttttactgTAATGCAATGTTGAATGGGTTTAGGCAAAATAGGAGAAAGTAAGTGGTATTTGTGTTACTTTATTTATTAGTGTACTGTAAGTAAGTGTAGTATTACATACAGTACGTACACACAATACAGTAGGATTACTGTGAGTTgtgcatgagaaaaaaaaaaacatggttttgcttttatattttttttaccaaatacattTGTACATTACACTTTGTTATGTAAGTGGTAAAATGAGCTAGCTTATTGCCTTTCGCataaagttttcagtttcaaGTGGGACGATGGTGGATTATATGTATACTGAGTGTTTATAGTTACTTACTATTGATAAGCTAATGGGAGTGTGGGTATTAAGTTGGCATTTTACACCTGTAGAGTTTTATTGGACCATATCTGATGGGGCTTGGCTCTAATAATATGGGTAAATTAATGATTGCTGAACTGTACTTTagaatattgtattttaaaaaagtCACCATGTATTAAAGACATACTCTATAAGTCCTATAGAATACCCTTGACAAATATTattcaaaaattttaatttttaatttcgcAGAATATATGCCGATACGTGTTGAATCCCTGCTTATGTATCCAGTAAAGGAAGATGAAGGTGCTAATAGCAGCCAAACCTACACCTAGACTATGGCCAAAGCAAAGATGCACATTTAAGTAAGTGACTTTTAACATCTGTGAAACCCATAACCTTTAATATAACTGGCTACCATTGTGAAATTTATATTAAGCTCCAAATCATCTGCTGGTGTAGGATTTGCTGCAGTGTCAACAAATAGGACAATCCAGTTCACTTTACAGAATGTCCTGATTTTTTTTACAGCAGAAATTTGTGCAATATGGTCagcaataaaattattaaaaatgttgCCACAGACATTTTGAATTCTCAGTAATGGGTAGTGCTTTAGAAACCCTTGAGAATTATATTGTCCTACAATTTCTTAGGCGTAGCAAATCAATACAGTATGAGGACTCTCTGAACATGTTAACATTGAAGGAAAAGaggaggctgataaagcagccagaGCTTCAATTTGATGATTAGATCAAACATGCTCCACGGTTCCTAAACCCATCAACTTACTACTATTTTATCTTGACGTTTGACCATGGACATTTGATAAGTAACACAAAAAGACTTTGTGCCAGCTCTGAGAATTAATGATGTTATTTCATGGGCCTGGTTGAATTGTTTATTAACCATAATATGGTAATATCTGGTCCTAATCCAAATTTATACCGGAATCTTCCCCCATGATCTTTTGTGCCTTTCCCCCCAGCCAGACAAATTCTTTCATGAGATTTTGCCCCAATCCTAAGGAAATATAAGAATCTTTAATACAAGCATTTTCCAATCTGATTTGATTTTAAAAAGCGTAACATTGCACATACCAAACATTAGTAGTTGTCCAATTTGCCATGAAAAACCATGACcttaaaattcttataaaaatataCCGTACATACTAGGATAGGCATaatattttttgtagttttgtgGCTTCTGTATAAAGCTGATGATTTTCATTACAGCTATATTATCATGGTTACCCATgacttttattattgatatttaaatAATACATTATTACAGCAGAGAAGTACCTGCACAGTATATTAACAAGAAATTTTCGAGTAAAATATGTATACTCATATCAATTAAAGCATTATATCTCTGCTGGCAGAAATGAAGACAAGTGTATGGCAGCCTAGAATGATAGTTgcctaattaaataaaatttttatcttaAAAGGTTAATTTTCATGAAGTGTAACTAGAAAAAATACCATAATACATTATAGTAGTAAtgcattttttggggggtaagagATAAATATGCTTCCAAATATCAGTTGTATAAGGGAAATTATTTGGGATTCTCATTAAAGCACCTTACTCTGAGACTAATTATTTCTGGCAGCATAGATAGGAGTCATCTTATACCATTTGATACTTGTTTATGGCAAAATTATGAAATTCACACCTTAGTTGTGATTCATCTTCTCATAAGGTCCTTACCTTCCACAAAATCTTGTGGAAGGCTAAATTTCTTAAGTGGTCTGGTCTGGATGATAGAAATCAGTTTTAAAATGCTTTGCATCTAAGGATTAATATTTTTTGCCCAATACAATTCTAAGGAGAAATGAAAATAGGTCTagtatttcttgtatatattTACAGTGTCGAGAACAATTGTCCAATTACATTAAGAAATACTTCTTACAGTCCATATTAAAATTTGAACCATGaccattttttaaacaaaatgatCATCTCTAAAGTTTATGATGCTATTTGGGGAAGTGACTGTAATCATACAAAATGTTATGGTACCATGCTAAGTAGTATTCAAGGAAACACTGCCCAAGTACAGCTACATTGATATAAATTCTTAATTAAGCCTCAAATAATAAGACTCTAGTGTAATCTGTAAAGCACAGTAGTTATTACAGGGAATATGTATTTAATGTACAATTAAACAACCACATATGGACTGGTAACAGCATTAACCAAGGAGAAGATTAGTAATAAACTTTCCAAACCTTGATTACTCAAGAGTTGAATTGGCAAAGTCTTAAAACAATCAAGACAATAAAATGACTCTACTTCAGAGGAATATACAACTGAAATTGTTACAATTAatgtcaaaaatgataaaaaaatagatacaagCACAATACAAAGTTAGTACACTTACTGTAAATTTGGCATGAAGTTGCAGAAATAAGTACAAGCATCTAATGTAAATGATATGTTAAAAGTTTATTTCTATTGTTATAAAAATATGAGAGGTGCCTACCTACTGTAAATTGccgaaataatttaaaaatcaaaaccaACAAATGAGCATTTAAATCTATGACCAGCGTGCAGTACTCGTGGGATTAGCTTGAAAGCACAGGTGGGTAATGTGGGTATGCTCCTCTTATGACACCACATGATCAGATATTAAGTTTTCCGGAATTAGAATAGGACacattaataaatacatttattctatTCACAGACATTTCTAAATCTAATAGCATCTATGTAATCTATGAACATGTATAATGAGTATGATACAGTCAAACTACATTGTTTATGTAAACCATCAATAACATTAACAAGTCTGATGGATATGAAATTTAAGCAATGAATACACAGTTAATTTGGATGTATTTCGTGAATGCAATGAGAAATGATCTTAATtgtaattactttaatttttttttattt
This window of the Macrobrachium nipponense isolate FS-2020 chromosome 5, ASM1510439v2, whole genome shotgun sequence genome carries:
- the LOC135215546 gene encoding uncharacterized protein LOC135215546, producing the protein MDIRMSAFPVNSCGNSGHFMGKGVMSSAGPQVTLDMNSHPPVLDTASKRAPQKTSNSSCRGAGKFGGQWLASIRNMYNSIKGSGHPVTWVNPDLVPQYEPRPVHQASPLVMPLPFPEACVMETQSTPLWYQAPPGCQYYYQDPLHIYNMVSQSHPNEVIPSQKNVIKRSSQPLNPEAKEWVPSSFKSNKDMSSNPPCSFFSSNVQNPLVITTAVSVGFVEITEKEISEVRETMKNEMPKICNASVENSDAKKNNTKKRDALFAVVDANESNTKKMETSNAVTKSSGDNIQNVKCCMPTDPECKQKCKDIGMEHLNDTLSYASIARKSPEPPKKSILVGDTDASPCDIVKQPIPKIFTKDKKYPKEKAPPCMENKQREPLPFRTGSRTQKRSSRKFLRDLKEHSPAKSDCSFTESGSSIDSNSDILSRLSVSGSPSSSTWPLPMSPRDKTVFSSSPRDGKSVRSLSESSGNSSHNRTTSESSTGSGESVDIEFNDGDCVTEDGQENISDVDKMAKSKHPNSILAHILGLDSDSEESEEETDDDWDDVDGECTTIVLDDSWETFGFVFQPTTKSSSSSTKSSGGVERCNEANISKFENICDNNFNENCNSNLEDVNRRWESHVRKDVKTASSCRVQFGETIVHPMVAWTFAYKNARRGPWEQCARDRVRFNSRIEALEPVISSVLEGSHREAMYQKIYGS